A genome region from Halorussus pelagicus includes the following:
- a CDS encoding alpha/beta fold hydrolase, whose protein sequence is MAIDGRERETVPSDADRPWTHEQAVVGDVRLHYVAAGDEDDPLVLLLHGFPEFWYSWREQIPALADAGYRVVAPDMRGYNLSEKPRGVDSYRIEKLVGDVVGLIAHFGRESAHIVGHDWGGAIAWETAIRRPEVVSRLAVLNAPHPERFRRELSRNPEQLRRSWYMLWFQMPALPETLLGAGTAAGIGRMLRESARPDTFSDEDVRRYREAAARPGALAAAISYYRALFRENLVAEARRLVGRDDRQHRVRAPTLLIWGEDDVALGTELTEGLGEWVADLRVERLPGATHWVQNDRPEAVGDLLVEFFGEGERE, encoded by the coding sequence GACGCCGACCGACCGTGGACCCACGAGCAGGCAGTCGTCGGCGACGTACGCCTTCACTACGTCGCGGCTGGCGACGAGGACGACCCGCTCGTTCTCTTGCTCCACGGGTTCCCCGAGTTCTGGTACTCGTGGCGCGAACAGATTCCCGCGCTCGCCGACGCCGGGTACCGGGTCGTCGCGCCCGACATGCGCGGGTACAACCTGTCGGAGAAACCGCGAGGCGTGGACAGCTATCGAATAGAGAAATTGGTCGGCGACGTGGTCGGCCTGATAGCGCATTTCGGCCGGGAGAGTGCCCACATCGTCGGCCACGACTGGGGCGGCGCGATAGCATGGGAGACCGCGATTCGCCGCCCGGAGGTCGTCTCCCGACTCGCCGTGCTGAACGCGCCCCATCCCGAGCGGTTTCGGCGGGAACTCTCGCGCAACCCCGAACAGTTGCGGCGCTCGTGGTACATGCTGTGGTTTCAGATGCCCGCGCTCCCCGAGACGCTTCTCGGCGCGGGAACCGCCGCCGGAATCGGGCGGATGCTCCGCGAGAGCGCACGTCCGGACACCTTCAGCGACGAGGACGTTCGGCGCTACCGGGAGGCCGCCGCCCGGCCGGGCGCACTCGCCGCGGCTATCAGCTACTACCGGGCGCTGTTCCGCGAGAATCTGGTCGCCGAGGCGCGCCGACTCGTCGGGAGAGACGACCGCCAGCACCGCGTTCGCGCGCCGACGCTGTTGATTTGGGGCGAGGACGACGTGGCGCTCGGCACGGAACTGACCGAGGGACTGGGCGAGTGGGTGGCGGACCTGCGCGTTGAGCGACTACCCGGCGCGACTCACTGGGTCCAGAACGACCGACCAGAGGCGGTCGGCGACCTGCTGGTCGAGTTCTTCGGAGAGGGTGAGCGAGAGTAG